Part of the Paenibacillus guangzhouensis genome is shown below.
GTCGAGCAATTATTTGACGTTTTGCAAAACAGAGAGCATTTTACAGTTACCTATGTCAAATATGTGTGCACCGAAATTGTCAAAACCATATTCAATGCCCCTGAGAAAAGGGATAGCGATAGATTCAAGCTGAATTTGGAAGAAATATATAAAACAGTGAAGCTGAGTGATTTACGAGAATTAGTATTGCGCATTTTGAAGGTCAACGAGTCTTACAGCGAAACCAATGTCGAAGCGCTGCCCAGAGCGATCGAAGAAGTCGTCCGAATGATCGAGAGCGAATATCAGACAGACTTGTCGCTCGAGTTATTGGCGAAGCGGGTTTATTTATCGCCTAGTTATTTGAGCCACTTATTCAAGAAGCAGAAAGGAATAAGTATTAATAAGTATATGACCTTGCATCGAATGGAAAAGGCGAAGGAGCTGCTTATCACAACAAACCGTAAAATTATCGATATCGGACAAGATGTTGGTTATAGTAACTTTCCATACTTCAGCTCGTTATTCAAAAATCATTTCGGGCGAACGCCTTCTCAATTCAGAGAAGAGACATCATGATGAGACAGCTGGTTTACGGACTGTTTAATCGTTTGAGGTTTAATCAGAAGCTATTTCTGTCCTACTTAATCGTTATTATCATCCCAATTATGGTACTTGGGATATATGCGTACAATCAATCCAAGGAAATGCTCAATCTGCAGGGGTTGCAGGGGATCGATAAGAATGTGAACACGGTTACGGAGAGCATAGACAAATCGATTGAACGCTATAACCATATGGTTCGATCGATTGTATACAATAAGATGTTTCAGAAGATCGTAACGAATGATTATATCGATTTAGTCAATCTTTCGCGAGATTTGAAATATTACTTAGATCCATACTTCATCATGTTGATGAACCTTGACAAGGATATTCAGAAAGTAACCTTTTACACACAAAGCAGAGTACCGGAATTCGGTGATTCCGTCGTTTCGTACAAACGGGTTGCTGAAGAACCTTGGTATCACGAAGCGATGAAGGGCATCGATCCACTGTGGCAATATGAAGATAACACGCTGTTCGTAACCTATAAATTCCCGAGCATGATCAAGGAATCCAACGCTAATTTCGTCTACATGCGAATTGATGAGGGCAGCTTCTTTAGGAATATTACCGATCTAGCGCAAGAGTATGGTGTTATCATCTCGGACAGTAATAACCGGATTGTCTACGCGAATCAAAGTGCTATGTTGACCGCAGTTGATTCCAAGGAAATCATACAACTCCATGAGGGAACGATAAACGTCGGTCAGACCAAAATGATTCTTGTTAAGAAGAAGATTCCGCAGGCAAATTGGACGATCTATTGTTTCATTCCTACAGCGCATTTGTCCACGAACGCGGGTTCAATCATTAATGCGACATTCATCGTAATCCTTTCTTGCATTGTCAGCTTGTTGATCATTATTTCGATCTTTTCCAAGACGTTTATCAAACGAATATTCTCACTCAATGCGATTATGAAGCGGGTTGAATGGGGTGAATTGGATATACAGGTGCGGAGTGAGTCCAGGGATGAAATCGGAGAACTGACCAATCGGTTTGGTAAGATGCTGGGCAGACTTAATGAGCAGATCGATGAATCCTACCGAAGTAAAATTATTCAGAAGGAAGCGGAGCTTAAAGCACTGCAATCGCAGATCAACCCTCATTTCCTATACAATACCCTCTCGTTTATTAATTGGAAGGCCATCAAAAACGATGCGCCTGAAATTAGTCACGTGGTGACATCGATGTCGAAATTTTACCGGACAGCACTTAATAAAGGCGACAATATTATTACAGTCCGCGATGAATTGGAGAATATCAAATCATATATTGAGATCATTCAGGTGATGGGCGAGTATAGTTTTGATGTCGAGTATACGATCAACGATGAGGTTTACGATTATTCAACCATTAATCTCATTCTTCAACCGCTTGTAGAAAATGCGATCAAACATGGCATCAAACAAAAGGAGACGGGGAAGGGCCTTCTGCATGTTAGAGCCTGGTTAGAAAAAGGGACGGTCAATTTTGCGATCGAAGACAACGGTCCAGGGATGGAACAAGAAACGATCGATATGCTTCTAACGATGCAATCAGCCGGCTATGGTCTCAAGAATGTCAACGAGCGGCTGAAGCTGCGATTCGGAGCTAAATACGGCATCTCGGTCCAGAGCCGACTTGGAGTTGGTACCGTGTTGACCCTCGTTATTCCGCAAAATTTTGAGTAGTTGCGCATCATGAATAACATCATTTCGATATTCAATTTCACCCGCCGGTTAGCCGGACGGGTTTTTTTAACTTCGTAAAAAACTGAATCATTTCTAAAATATTTGATAATTAAATAGTAAGTTCTCTATGATATAGTTTGATTGTCAATAAGGAAGCGCTTACAGAAAGGAGGAGAATGGGGCGATGAACAACCAAATGGTGTCAATGAGCTCGAGACGTGCACGTAGCGTAGAAAAGAAAAAGAAGATCAAGCAGTACCGTGTGTTGTTGATCATGTTAATACCAGCGATGATCTACTACATTATTTTTCATTATCTCCCGATGTATGGCGTGCTGTTGGCATTCAAAGATTTTAAAATTACAGAGGGCATTTTAGGTAGTCCTTGGGCAGGGCTTCGTCATTTCGAGAAGATTATGAACGACACCTACTTTTTTACGGTATTGAAAAATACGATTATTATCAGTTTATACAAGCTAGTGTTTGGTTTTCCAGTACCCATCATTTTCGCGTTGTTGCTGAGTGAAATTTCCAATGTGAAATTTAAGAAGATGGTACAGACGGTATCGTATTTACCGCATTTTATATCGTGGGTTGTCCTGGCGGGGATTTTCTTTACCTTATTTTCACTAGATGGTCCGATCAACGGCATTGTCAAAATGTTTGGCGGCGATCCGATGTTATTCTTGGCGGACGATCGATACTTCCGAACCATCCTGGTGGTGACGAGTATTTTCCAAGGCTTTGGTTGGGGTTCGATTATCTACTTCGCAGCCATTTCGAGCATTGATCCACAGTTGTACGAAGCGGCAGTACTTGACGGAGCAAGCCGGTTCAAACGGATGGTCTATATATCGATCCCGATGCTTGCCCCCGTTATCGCGATTATGTTGATTTTATCCATGTCCGGTATACTGGATGCGGGATTCGATCAAATCTTCAATATGTATAATGTCAAAGTCTATAATGTCTCGGATATTATCGATACCTATGTGTACCGTAAAGGCTTAATTGAGATGAACTATAGTTATGCGACGGCCGTTGGGTTGTTCAAATCCGTGGTAGCATTGATCCTGATCGTGATTGTGAATCAGACGGTCAAATGGATTGGCGGCAAGGAGCATGCCATATGGTAGCTTGGCCTGGTTGGACGAAGGAGTGAGAAGATGATTAACGTAAAAAAATCAACGGGTGACAAAATTATCGATGGCTTTCTATATCTCATTCTGCTAGGTATTGTCGTGATCACGTTGTACCCCTTCTGGACGCAGGTCATTATTTCATTAGACGGTGGAGGAGCTGACAGTGCTGCCTATTCATCAGGGATCATATTGCTCCCGACGCAGTTCTCGTTCGAGAGCTATAAGTTGGCTTTCAAGTTCGATGCGCTCTGGCTCGGATATTGGAATACGATTCTGCGGACAATGCTC
Proteins encoded:
- a CDS encoding ABC transporter permease; protein product: MSSRRARSVEKKKKIKQYRVLLIMLIPAMIYYIIFHYLPMYGVLLAFKDFKITEGILGSPWAGLRHFEKIMNDTYFFTVLKNTIIISLYKLVFGFPVPIIFALLLSEISNVKFKKMVQTVSYLPHFISWVVLAGIFFTLFSLDGPINGIVKMFGGDPMLFLADDRYFRTILVVTSIFQGFGWGSIIYFAAISSIDPQLYEAAVLDGASRFKRMVYISIPMLAPVIAIMLILSMSGILDAGFDQIFNMYNVKVYNVSDIIDTYVYRKGLIEMNYSYATAVGLFKSVVALILIVIVNQTVKWIGGKEHAIW
- a CDS encoding sensor histidine kinase encodes the protein MMRQLVYGLFNRLRFNQKLFLSYLIVIIIPIMVLGIYAYNQSKEMLNLQGLQGIDKNVNTVTESIDKSIERYNHMVRSIVYNKMFQKIVTNDYIDLVNLSRDLKYYLDPYFIMLMNLDKDIQKVTFYTQSRVPEFGDSVVSYKRVAEEPWYHEAMKGIDPLWQYEDNTLFVTYKFPSMIKESNANFVYMRIDEGSFFRNITDLAQEYGVIISDSNNRIVYANQSAMLTAVDSKEIIQLHEGTINVGQTKMILVKKKIPQANWTIYCFIPTAHLSTNAGSIINATFIVILSCIVSLLIIISIFSKTFIKRIFSLNAIMKRVEWGELDIQVRSESRDEIGELTNRFGKMLGRLNEQIDESYRSKIIQKEAELKALQSQINPHFLYNTLSFINWKAIKNDAPEISHVVTSMSKFYRTALNKGDNIITVRDELENIKSYIEIIQVMGEYSFDVEYTINDEVYDYSTINLILQPLVENAIKHGIKQKETGKGLLHVRAWLEKGTVNFAIEDNGPGMEQETIDMLLTMQSAGYGLKNVNERLKLRFGAKYGISVQSRLGVGTVLTLVIPQNFE